A stretch of Treponema primitia ZAS-1 DNA encodes these proteins:
- a CDS encoding nitrogenase component 1: MSGLIEQQRFMCSIGAMQSVVAIPRALPILHSGPGCGTMVAGFFERSTGYSGGYTAPCTNFSETEVIFGGVQKLENLIRHSYKVLDSDLQVVLTGCTASIVGDDAGQVVKQFAAEGKPIVYADTPGFKYTNYESHSVIVNAIIDQYTARFNKEKKPTDPKLVNLFASIPYQDPFWKGNLEEYKRLIEGIGLKVQVLFGPHAQGTVEWQNIPRANFNILISPWYGRNIAEHLQEKYDQSYFQFPYIPIGGNETTRFLRGLALYANEHGAELENDAVETFIKKEEETFYEEIDNLATFLLEFRYGLPSYVHILHDASYVLGMARFLLHETGIVPKEQFITDKTPEEYQQNILDIGGSISDKKKIPLYFQADAGLAQETILAANHEGRGLIIGSGWDKDLARKKNCDFLSAALPSPYRLVMTSGYAGYRGGLRLIEDIYNQALSTYR; encoded by the coding sequence ATGTCCGGATTAATTGAGCAGCAGCGTTTCATGTGTTCCATAGGGGCAATGCAGTCCGTGGTGGCCATACCCAGGGCGCTCCCCATTTTACATTCCGGGCCGGGCTGCGGAACCATGGTGGCGGGTTTTTTTGAGCGGTCCACGGGCTACTCCGGAGGATACACCGCCCCCTGTACCAATTTTTCCGAAACCGAGGTAATCTTCGGCGGGGTGCAGAAACTGGAAAATCTTATCCGCCATTCCTACAAGGTATTGGACAGCGATTTACAGGTGGTACTCACGGGCTGCACCGCCTCCATTGTGGGGGATGACGCCGGACAGGTGGTCAAGCAGTTTGCCGCTGAGGGGAAACCCATCGTATACGCCGATACCCCGGGTTTTAAATACACCAACTACGAATCCCACAGTGTTATTGTCAACGCCATCATCGATCAATACACAGCCCGCTTCAATAAAGAAAAAAAACCAACGGATCCAAAACTGGTAAACCTTTTTGCGTCAATCCCCTACCAGGACCCTTTTTGGAAAGGCAACCTGGAGGAATACAAGCGGCTTATCGAAGGTATAGGTCTCAAGGTGCAGGTACTGTTCGGCCCCCATGCCCAGGGTACGGTGGAATGGCAAAACATACCCCGGGCGAATTTCAATATACTGATCTCTCCCTGGTACGGCAGGAACATTGCGGAACATTTACAGGAAAAGTACGATCAGAGTTATTTCCAGTTTCCCTACATACCCATAGGCGGAAACGAGACGACTCGGTTTTTACGGGGACTTGCACTCTATGCAAATGAGCATGGCGCGGAGCTTGAAAATGATGCGGTGGAGACCTTTATCAAAAAAGAGGAAGAGACCTTTTACGAAGAAATCGATAACCTGGCAACCTTCCTCCTGGAATTCCGCTATGGCCTGCCAAGTTATGTACATATCCTCCACGACGCATCCTACGTTTTGGGTATGGCAAGATTTCTCCTCCACGAGACGGGCATAGTACCCAAGGAACAGTTTATCACCGATAAAACCCCCGAAGAGTACCAGCAGAACATTCTGGATATTGGCGGCAGTATTTCTGATAAGAAAAAAATCCCCCTGTACTTCCAGGCGGATGCGGGACTTGCCCAGGAGACCATACTGGCGGCGAACCACGAAGGCCGGGGCCTCATAATCGGGAGCGGCTGGGACAAGGACCTTGCCCGAAAAAAGAACTGCGATTTCCTCTCCGCCGCCCTGCCCTCCCCTTACCGGCTGGTGATGACCTCAGGTTATGCGGGGTATCGCGGGGGACTGCGGCTCATTGAGGATATTTACAATCAAGCCCTGAGCACCTACCGTTAG
- a CDS encoding nitrogenase component 1 yields MTTVNLKAASVPIRENRLGSITGFSGTAGELVGQARKGCLKEKVRSFSQCLGCSTSNAACTLILIQDSAVISHGPVGCAGCLHEYAFTYRVNGVHRNVFEPTERRIFSTNMDERDTVYGGAQKLGDAIREVYRRVHPKTIFIITTCASGIIGDDVETTANEAEAEIGIPVVAVFCEGFRSKIWTSGFDAGYHGIARKLIRKAEKKQEDLVNIINFWGADLIGDWFKRLGLRANYLTPFATVEQIATSSEAAATMQVCATLGSYLGASLEQEFGVPEIKVSPPYGIVQTQRWFRELGRITGRAEAVEVFLREEEEKWLPEIETLREKLKGKTAYVTAGASHGHSLLALLRELGMEPQGAAIFHHDPLYDNGEVAADTLQNVVKDYGDIKHYNVCNKQEFELVNVLNRLRPDILLARHGGMTLWGAKFGIPSLLIGDEHFGMGYQGLVQYGKRILDTMENDEFVKNFEKHAVNPYTKWWLEQDPYTFLEK; encoded by the coding sequence GTGACCACGGTTAACTTAAAAGCAGCCTCGGTACCGATCCGTGAAAACCGGCTTGGTTCTATCACCGGCTTTTCCGGGACTGCGGGGGAATTGGTAGGCCAGGCCCGAAAGGGCTGTTTAAAAGAAAAGGTCCGCTCCTTCAGCCAGTGCCTGGGCTGCTCCACCTCCAACGCCGCCTGTACCCTCATCCTGATCCAGGATTCCGCAGTGATAAGCCACGGCCCGGTGGGCTGTGCGGGCTGTCTCCACGAATACGCCTTTACCTACCGGGTAAACGGCGTACACCGGAATGTCTTTGAGCCCACGGAGCGGCGTATCTTCAGTACGAATATGGATGAACGGGACACGGTTTACGGGGGCGCGCAAAAACTGGGAGACGCTATCCGGGAAGTGTACCGCCGGGTACACCCAAAGACTATCTTTATCATTACCACCTGCGCTTCGGGGATCATCGGCGACGATGTAGAGACGACCGCTAACGAAGCGGAAGCGGAAATTGGTATCCCCGTGGTTGCGGTATTTTGCGAGGGTTTCCGTTCCAAGATCTGGACCAGCGGCTTTGACGCGGGGTACCACGGTATTGCCCGGAAGCTCATCAGAAAAGCTGAAAAGAAACAGGAAGACCTGGTTAACATTATCAACTTCTGGGGGGCGGATCTTATCGGCGATTGGTTTAAACGGCTCGGCCTGCGGGCCAATTATCTTACCCCCTTTGCCACGGTGGAACAGATTGCCACCTCCTCCGAAGCGGCGGCAACCATGCAGGTCTGTGCGACCCTGGGCTCATACCTGGGGGCCAGCCTGGAACAGGAATTCGGCGTACCGGAGATCAAGGTGTCCCCGCCCTACGGCATTGTTCAGACCCAGCGCTGGTTCCGGGAACTGGGACGGATCACCGGCAGGGCAGAGGCGGTGGAAGTTTTCCTGCGGGAAGAGGAAGAAAAGTGGCTGCCGGAAATAGAAACACTGCGGGAAAAACTCAAGGGCAAAACCGCCTATGTTACTGCGGGGGCCTCCCACGGTCATTCCCTTTTGGCGCTGCTCCGCGAATTGGGGATGGAGCCCCAGGGCGCGGCGATTTTCCATCATGACCCCCTGTACGATAATGGGGAAGTGGCGGCGGACACCCTGCAGAATGTGGTGAAAGACTACGGGGATATAAAACACTATAATGTCTGCAACAAGCAGGAATTCGAACTAGTGAACGTTCTAAACCGCCTGCGGCCGGATATACTGCTGGCCCGCCACGGGGGCATGACCCTCTGGGGCGCCAAATTTGGTATTCCCTCACTTTTAATCGGGGATGAACATTTTGGCATGGGATACCAGGGCCTGGTCCAGTACGGCAAGCGAATCCTGGACACCATGGAAAATGATGAGTTCGTAAAAAACTTTGAAAAACACGCGGTTAATCCCTACACCAAGTGGTGGCTTGAGCAGGATCCCTACACTTTTTTGGAGAAATAA
- the mfd gene encoding transcription-repair coupling factor: MKTLSFPSFLKRIADSPGVSKILDEFSHGNFPLEIEGAEGSFGAVLLSALFQTKPGNFLAVTPTEREAAELATDLETLGLPVALFPWWGTMPYREMAPLSTVFGDRSRVLSGLAYSLTAKGIVIVPERAFLTPLPPPEYIRSLLITLKPGGKIDTIALAETLSGYGYTRVPRVQVHGEFALRGEVLDILMGGDDSAYRVLFDFDQVESIKRFDPVDQSSLGPGDREKVSELVIRPLKEVVWTDERIEVLSRNLATMEEFSNQSRNQGRAVLEELMTRRSAGGEELFFPLAFETVPGGFPPALIDYLGENGTVCYFERERLENAQESLDREYKSLFTKALRERDVPAPERILLKFGDLADRLARQVSFMTIKGAAGGKERAVVSCDPPRSFFGNINYLKEEFTVLANQGWELVVAAESDTQAARLEELFKDDKVTVAAASLSMGFALPDVKFMLVQENEIFGRRKRPPRSLKQVRSAAIDTFVELNPGDFVVHINYGIGLFKGIERIKALGHERDYIKLEYLGEEIVFVPIEQVNLVQRYIGNEGSPPRMDKLGSKSWENRKGRVKQSVEEIAEKLIDLYSKRRASRGFAFPADTEWQTMFEASFPFDETEDQLRCVEEIKDDMEKPNPMDRLICGDVGYGKTEVAVRACFKAVMGGKQVAFLAPTTILAEQHYENFQERFSQFPVRMGMLSRFVDRSVIRQTLEAVKKGEVDILVGTHRIIQKDVVFKDLGLMVIDEEQRFGVKDKERLKEMKHNVDCLTLSATPIPRTLHMSLLKIRDMSLLATPPNNRHPIETVIDEFNEDRLAAAIRTEVERGGQVFFLHNRVESLNETRLRIEHLVPEMLVETAHGQMNAHELEDVMHRFIHGGFHVLVSTTIIENGIDIPNVNTIIIDRADMYGVSQLYQLRGRVGRSDRVAYAYLFYPKDRALTELAMKRLQVISDFTELGSGFKIAMKDMEIRGAGNLLGREQSGDIYSVGFDLYLRLLDEAVHRLENSQYEAETETLLELEYTGFIPNAYIDGAQEKMEVYKKIASVKTREELENLLGELTDRFGPPPDEAASLLALAEIRIICRDISVFSLKEKGGSVRVEFGKVSKVKIDRLLRLMKESSGRVKLDPKAPNVLILQTGSIGLKEKSEFIREKLAALAG; encoded by the coding sequence ATGAAAACCTTATCTTTTCCTTCTTTCTTAAAAAGAATAGCCGATTCTCCCGGGGTTTCCAAGATTCTGGACGAATTTAGCCACGGTAATTTCCCCCTCGAAATCGAAGGCGCCGAAGGTTCCTTTGGTGCGGTACTCCTGTCGGCGTTGTTTCAAACCAAGCCCGGTAACTTCTTGGCGGTAACCCCCACGGAACGGGAGGCGGCAGAGCTGGCCACTGATCTGGAGACCCTGGGTCTGCCGGTGGCTCTTTTCCCCTGGTGGGGTACCATGCCCTACCGGGAAATGGCCCCCCTTTCAACGGTTTTTGGGGACCGGAGCCGGGTTTTGAGCGGTTTGGCGTATAGTTTAACCGCGAAGGGGATTGTGATTGTCCCTGAGCGGGCTTTTCTTACGCCGCTGCCGCCTCCTGAATATATCCGCAGTCTGCTCATTACGCTTAAACCGGGGGGGAAGATTGATACTATCGCCCTTGCGGAGACCCTGTCGGGTTACGGCTATACCCGGGTACCCAGGGTGCAGGTTCACGGGGAGTTTGCCCTGCGCGGGGAGGTGTTGGACATACTCATGGGCGGGGATGATTCGGCTTACCGGGTTTTGTTTGACTTTGATCAGGTGGAATCCATCAAACGTTTTGATCCGGTGGATCAGAGCAGCCTGGGGCCGGGGGATCGGGAAAAGGTAAGCGAGCTGGTGATCCGGCCCCTGAAGGAAGTGGTCTGGACCGATGAGCGGATCGAGGTACTGAGCCGGAACCTTGCCACGATGGAAGAGTTTTCCAACCAAAGCCGTAACCAGGGCCGGGCGGTTCTGGAGGAACTGATGACCCGGCGGAGCGCCGGCGGGGAGGAGCTCTTCTTCCCCTTGGCCTTTGAAACTGTTCCCGGCGGCTTTCCTCCGGCGCTGATCGACTATCTGGGAGAGAACGGAACGGTTTGCTATTTTGAGCGGGAGCGGCTGGAAAACGCCCAGGAATCCCTGGACCGGGAATATAAGAGCCTTTTTACTAAAGCCCTGCGGGAACGGGATGTTCCGGCGCCGGAGCGGATACTGCTGAAATTTGGGGATCTTGCGGATCGCCTGGCACGGCAGGTCTCCTTCATGACCATTAAGGGGGCGGCCGGGGGGAAAGAGCGGGCGGTGGTTTCCTGCGATCCTCCGCGTAGTTTTTTCGGCAATATCAATTACCTCAAGGAAGAATTTACCGTCCTTGCAAACCAGGGCTGGGAACTGGTGGTGGCTGCGGAGTCGGATACCCAGGCTGCCAGGCTGGAAGAGTTATTTAAGGACGACAAGGTTACGGTTGCTGCGGCGTCCCTGTCCATGGGCTTTGCCCTGCCGGATGTAAAATTCATGCTGGTCCAGGAGAACGAGATATTCGGCCGGCGGAAGCGGCCGCCCCGGTCCCTCAAGCAGGTACGCAGTGCCGCTATCGACACCTTTGTTGAACTTAACCCCGGGGATTTTGTGGTGCACATAAACTACGGCATCGGGCTTTTTAAGGGGATTGAACGGATAAAAGCCCTGGGGCATGAGCGGGACTACATCAAGCTGGAATATCTTGGTGAGGAAATAGTTTTTGTGCCCATAGAACAGGTCAATCTGGTCCAGCGCTATATCGGGAACGAGGGGTCGCCCCCGCGGATGGATAAGCTGGGGTCCAAGAGCTGGGAAAACCGCAAGGGCCGGGTTAAGCAGTCCGTGGAGGAGATAGCGGAAAAACTTATCGATCTCTACTCCAAGCGCCGGGCCTCCCGGGGGTTTGCCTTCCCGGCGGACACCGAATGGCAGACCATGTTCGAGGCCAGTTTTCCCTTCGATGAAACGGAGGATCAGCTCCGCTGCGTGGAGGAGATTAAGGACGATATGGAAAAGCCAAACCCCATGGACCGCCTTATCTGCGGGGATGTGGGTTACGGCAAGACCGAGGTGGCCGTGCGGGCCTGTTTTAAGGCCGTCATGGGGGGGAAGCAGGTGGCCTTTCTCGCCCCCACAACAATACTGGCGGAACAGCATTACGAAAATTTCCAGGAACGGTTCTCCCAGTTTCCGGTACGCATGGGCATGCTTTCCCGCTTTGTGGACCGGAGCGTGATCCGGCAAACCCTGGAGGCGGTGAAAAAAGGCGAAGTGGATATTCTGGTAGGGACCCACCGGATCATCCAGAAGGATGTGGTTTTTAAGGATCTGGGGCTCATGGTGATCGACGAGGAACAGCGCTTTGGGGTAAAGGACAAGGAGCGGCTTAAGGAGATGAAGCATAACGTGGACTGCCTTACCCTGAGCGCCACCCCCATACCCCGGACCCTGCACATGAGCCTCCTTAAGATACGGGACATGAGCCTCCTGGCAACCCCCCCGAATAACCGTCACCCCATAGAAACGGTGATCGACGAGTTCAACGAGGATCGGCTTGCGGCGGCCATACGCACCGAGGTGGAGCGGGGCGGACAGGTATTCTTTCTGCACAACCGGGTGGAGAGCCTTAACGAAACCCGCCTCCGGATAGAGCATCTGGTTCCGGAGATGCTGGTGGAAACCGCCCACGGGCAGATGAACGCCCATGAGCTGGAGGATGTGATGCACCGCTTTATCCACGGGGGTTTCCACGTACTGGTGTCCACCACCATCATTGAGAACGGCATCGACATCCCCAACGTAAACACTATTATTATCGACCGGGCGGATATGTACGGGGTGTCCCAGCTCTACCAGCTCCGGGGCAGGGTAGGGCGCTCCGACCGGGTTGCCTATGCCTATCTTTTCTACCCCAAGGACCGGGCCCTGACCGAACTGGCCATGAAACGGCTCCAGGTTATATCGGACTTTACCGAGCTGGGCTCGGGGTTTAAGATTGCCATGAAGGATATGGAGATACGCGGGGCGGGGAATCTCCTGGGCCGGGAGCAGTCCGGGGATATTTATTCCGTGGGCTTTGACCTGTACCTCAGGCTCCTGGATGAGGCGGTGCATCGGCTGGAGAACTCCCAGTACGAGGCGGAAACAGAAACGCTGTTGGAACTGGAATACACGGGCTTCATCCCCAATGCCTATATAGACGGCGCCCAGGAAAAGATGGAGGTCTACAAGAAGATCGCCTCCGTAAAGACCAGGGAGGAGCTTGAAAATCTCCTTGGGGAATTGACGGATCGTTTTGGCCCGCCCCCGGACGAGGCGGCTTCCCTTTTAGCCCTGGCGGAGATCCGCATTATCTGCCGGGACATATCGGTTTTCTCCCTGAAAGAGAAGGGCGGTTCGGTCCGGGTGGAGTTCGGCAAGGTTTCCAAGGTAAAGATAGACCGGCTCCTGCGGCTTATGAAGGAGTCCAGCGGCAGGGTAAAGCTGGACCCTAAGGCGCCCAATGTATTGATTTTGCAGACCGGCAGTATTGGGCTGAAGGAGAAGAGCGAATTTATCCGGGAAAAATTGGCGGCCCTGGCGGGATAG
- a CDS encoding HAD family hydrolase, producing the protein MIRGVVFDYGKVISFPPEDRVMEKMAALAGMDIEKFETLLWPYRAEYDRGTISGLEYYRFFLSKGGVSLDDETLRKIHALDLESWSRINADTVRLMEDIKNAGYKLGILSNMPHDFLAIARERYPVFSLPHGGIFSCESASIKPEEKIYRDLFAALSLEPEELVFFDDMPVNIDKACSLGMRGFVWQDPDIARETLRGLSIPV; encoded by the coding sequence GTGATACGCGGAGTGGTTTTTGATTATGGTAAGGTGATTTCTTTTCCCCCGGAGGATAGGGTGATGGAGAAAATGGCAGCCCTGGCGGGGATGGACATTGAAAAATTCGAAACCCTGCTTTGGCCGTACCGGGCGGAGTATGACCGGGGGACTATTTCGGGTTTGGAATACTACCGGTTTTTTCTGTCCAAGGGCGGGGTCTCTCTTGATGACGAGACCCTGAGGAAGATTCATGCACTCGATTTAGAAAGTTGGTCCAGGATAAACGCTGATACGGTACGTCTTATGGAGGATATAAAAAATGCGGGCTATAAACTGGGGATACTCTCCAATATGCCCCATGATTTTTTGGCCATAGCCCGGGAGCGGTACCCCGTATTCAGCCTTCCCCACGGGGGGATTTTTTCCTGTGAAAGCGCATCGATCAAACCGGAGGAAAAGATATACCGGGATCTCTTCGCTGCCCTGTCCCTTGAACCGGAGGAGCTTGTTTTTTTTGACGATATGCCGGTTAATATTGATAAGGCCTGCTCCTTGGGAATGCGGGGTTTTGTTTGGCAGGACCCTGATATTGCCCGGGAAACCTTGCGGGGCCTATCCATACCTGTTTGA
- a CDS encoding lysophospholipid acyltransferase family protein, whose product MFLLGRLGFKQTMDYLAYKMAQGWAHVILAFTGCKLTVTGRENIPRKDGFCLVGNHNSIFDIVLLLATVGRPFGFIAKKELAVIPLLNLWILLLGGLFIDRKNIRKAIGTINEGIRRIKAGGAMIIFPEGTRGKGRGLLPFKSGSLKLATKAGAPMVPLAITGSYDVFEKTYRLHSGPVSVNFAPPIATADISTEDKRGGSLTDQVYGIIDGMLKKAEGTAP is encoded by the coding sequence ATGTTTTTGTTGGGTCGGCTTGGTTTTAAACAGACCATGGATTATCTGGCCTATAAGATGGCTCAGGGCTGGGCCCATGTGATCCTTGCCTTTACGGGCTGCAAGCTTACCGTTACGGGCAGGGAGAACATCCCCCGGAAAGACGGCTTCTGTTTGGTGGGAAATCACAACAGTATTTTTGATATCGTACTGCTCCTGGCCACCGTTGGCCGGCCCTTTGGTTTTATTGCAAAGAAGGAACTGGCGGTTATTCCCCTGTTGAATCTCTGGATTCTGCTCCTGGGGGGCCTCTTTATTGACCGGAAGAATATACGGAAGGCCATAGGCACCATTAACGAGGGAATACGGCGGATTAAAGCCGGGGGCGCCATGATCATTTTCCCCGAGGGGACCCGGGGCAAAGGCCGGGGTTTACTTCCCTTTAAATCGGGCTCCCTCAAACTGGCCACCAAGGCGGGGGCCCCCATGGTTCCCCTGGCTATTACCGGCAGTTACGATGTCTTTGAAAAAACCTACCGCCTGCATTCGGGGCCGGTTTCGGTAAACTTCGCCCCCCCCATTGCCACTGCGGATATCTCCACGGAGGATAAGCGGGGAGGGAGCCTTACGGATCAGGTTTACGGGATAATAGACGGAATGTTAAAAAAAGCTGAGGGTACCGCCCCTTAA
- a CDS encoding PilZ domain-containing protein encodes MKLLVILGSDEILSLLSQNIKPLGFDLIRYQYVLKAMDNIEEIEPSTIIISAKDFPRHWKVLVQFVRYAHSKAECPIIILKGPNFTMEEASKAFYMGVSGIVSEDLTKPSEVDQLQRLLSRYLQLEEKRRNNRYHIEDPKEVGICVVNPVNKALIPGEVKTISSTGISFLPESTANLDTLEENMELAECSLRIGEDFITPICRVVRTSPDMSLEFIFLPDVDRILLDNYLEALPMQARKEKKAE; translated from the coding sequence ATGAAATTACTGGTTATCCTTGGTTCAGATGAGATTCTCAGTCTGCTATCCCAAAACATCAAACCCCTGGGTTTTGATTTAATCCGGTATCAGTATGTCCTCAAGGCCATGGATAACATTGAAGAAATAGAGCCCTCTACCATTATTATCAGCGCCAAGGACTTCCCCCGGCACTGGAAAGTGCTGGTTCAATTCGTTCGTTACGCCCACTCCAAGGCGGAATGTCCTATCATCATCCTTAAGGGGCCGAATTTTACTATGGAAGAGGCATCCAAGGCCTTCTATATGGGGGTCAGCGGTATCGTTTCCGAGGACCTGACCAAGCCTTCGGAGGTGGATCAGCTCCAAAGGCTCCTGAGCCGGTATTTGCAGCTGGAAGAAAAACGCCGGAACAACCGCTACCACATTGAGGATCCTAAGGAAGTGGGAATTTGCGTGGTAAACCCGGTGAACAAAGCCCTAATCCCCGGCGAGGTAAAAACCATTTCCTCCACGGGTATCTCTTTCCTCCCCGAAAGCACCGCGAACCTGGATACGCTGGAAGAAAATATGGAGCTCGCCGAATGTTCCCTCCGTATCGGCGAAGATTTTATCACCCCCATATGCCGGGTGGTCCGCACCAGCCCCGATATGTCCCTGGAATTTATCTTCCTCCCCGATGTGGACCGGATACTGCTGGACAATTACCTGGAAGCCCTGCCTATGCAGGCACGCAAAGAAAAAAAAGCTGAATAA